A single region of the Halorubrum depositum genome encodes:
- a CDS encoding precorrin-2 dehydrogenase/sirohydrochlorin ferrochelatase family protein: MIPLYHDFAGESVLVFGGGSVGARKAARFAGEARVVVVSPAFDERLVDLAETGTDGDGTGDRSVELVRAAPDADAVGEWIDRLEPALVVAATDDAAVNAAAEAAALDAGLLVNRTDVSAADRSGDRDARSVVVPATVEDDPVRVALSTGGSSPALAKALRERVEAEIDGAGAMAELSGELRAELRERGIAPETRREAIRRVVRSEGVWKGLQKGRSNGRQEAYSVIEEVLKG; this comes from the coding sequence GTGATCCCGCTGTATCACGACTTCGCCGGGGAGTCGGTGCTCGTGTTCGGCGGGGGGAGCGTCGGCGCGCGGAAGGCGGCGCGGTTCGCCGGCGAGGCCCGCGTCGTCGTCGTGAGCCCGGCGTTCGACGAGCGGCTCGTCGACCTCGCGGAGACGGGGACGGACGGCGACGGAACGGGCGATCGGAGCGTCGAACTTGTCCGGGCCGCCCCGGACGCCGACGCGGTCGGAGAGTGGATCGACCGGCTCGAACCGGCCCTCGTGGTCGCCGCCACCGACGACGCCGCGGTCAACGCCGCGGCCGAGGCCGCCGCGCTCGACGCCGGGCTGCTCGTCAACCGGACGGACGTGTCGGCAGCGGACCGCTCGGGCGACCGCGACGCCCGGAGCGTCGTCGTCCCGGCGACCGTCGAGGACGACCCGGTGCGGGTCGCCCTCTCGACGGGGGGTTCGAGCCCGGCGTTGGCGAAGGCGCTCCGCGAGCGCGTCGAGGCCGAGATCGACGGCGCGGGCGCGATGGCGGAGCTCTCCGGCGAGCTGCGCGCGGAGCTCAGAGAGCGGGGGATAGCGCCCGAGACGCGCCGGGAGGCGATCCGTCGCGTCGTGCGATCCGAGGGGGTTTGGAAGGGTTTACAAAAGGGGAGATCCAACGGTCGACAAGAGGCGTACTCCGTGATCGAGGAGGTACTCAAGGGATGA
- the hemA gene encoding glutamyl-tRNA reductase has translation MKETGAIAGVSVAHSRATVDEIESAGGDGVRATVSDLLARDGVEEAFALQTCNRSEAFVVTDRTVDGTDALASFAPEVRGGAVRRLDHEESLEHLMRVASGLESLVLGEDQIIGQLREAYEESKSAGGIGPVLKDAVTKALHVGERARNETSINEGVVSLGSAAVRLAATEIDLTDGSAVVVGAGEMGTLAARTLDDTAVSEIVVANRTVPNAEFVAGEVDTPAEAVSLADLPAVVPDADLVISATGSPEPVIEPEHVADAGRLVCIDIAQPRDVDPSVSDRDGLTLYDIDALEDVTRRTRESREAEAREVEAIIDEELDRILRAYKRKRADDAISAMYAGADRVKAREVDRALSKLESQGGLTDEQRETVGDMADALVGQLLAAPTSSLRDAAGEDDWETIRTALRLFDPEFDAPPEVPGGESPGEGSAPELDGPPESVAEELDD, from the coding sequence ATGAAGGAGACGGGAGCCATCGCCGGCGTGAGCGTCGCTCACTCCCGCGCGACGGTCGACGAGATCGAGTCGGCCGGCGGCGACGGCGTCCGCGCGACCGTCTCGGACCTGCTCGCGCGCGACGGCGTCGAGGAGGCGTTCGCCCTCCAGACGTGCAACCGCTCGGAGGCGTTCGTCGTCACCGACCGGACCGTCGACGGGACCGACGCGCTGGCGTCGTTCGCCCCCGAGGTCCGCGGCGGCGCGGTCCGCCGACTCGACCACGAGGAGAGCTTGGAACACCTGATGCGCGTCGCCTCCGGGCTGGAGTCGCTCGTGCTCGGGGAAGACCAGATCATCGGCCAGCTGCGGGAGGCGTACGAGGAGTCGAAGTCCGCGGGCGGCATCGGCCCCGTCCTGAAGGACGCGGTGACGAAGGCGCTCCACGTCGGGGAGCGCGCGCGGAACGAAACGTCGATCAACGAGGGCGTCGTCTCGCTGGGGTCGGCCGCGGTCAGGCTGGCCGCGACCGAGATTGACCTCACCGACGGCTCGGCGGTCGTCGTCGGCGCCGGCGAGATGGGGACGCTCGCGGCCCGGACGCTCGACGACACGGCCGTCTCCGAGATCGTCGTCGCGAACCGGACGGTGCCGAACGCGGAGTTCGTCGCCGGCGAGGTCGACACGCCCGCCGAGGCCGTGTCGCTCGCGGACCTCCCGGCGGTCGTCCCCGACGCCGACCTCGTGATCTCGGCGACCGGGAGCCCGGAGCCGGTGATCGAGCCGGAACACGTCGCGGACGCGGGGCGGCTCGTCTGCATTGACATCGCGCAGCCCCGCGACGTCGACCCGTCGGTATCCGATCGGGACGGCCTCACGCTGTACGACATCGACGCGTTGGAGGACGTGACGCGGCGAACCCGAGAGAGCCGCGAGGCCGAGGCGCGCGAGGTCGAGGCGATCATCGACGAGGAGCTCGACCGGATCCTGCGGGCGTACAAGCGCAAGCGCGCGGACGACGCCATCTCCGCGATGTACGCGGGCGCCGACCGCGTGAAGGCGCGCGAGGTCGACCGCGCGCTCTCGAAGCTGGAGTCGCAGGGCGGGCTGACCGACGAGCAGCGCGAGACCGTCGGCGACATGGCGGACGCCCTCGTCGGCCAGCTGCTCGCGGCCCCCACCAGCTCGCTGCGCGACGCCGCCGGCGAGGACGACTGGGAGACGATCCGGACCGCCCTCCGGCTGTTCGACCCCGAGTTCGACGCGCCGCCCGAGGTCCCGGGCGGAGAGTCGCCGGGCGAGGGAAGCGCGCCCGAGCTCGACGGCCCGCCGGAGTCGGTCGCCGAGGAGCTGGACGACTGA
- a CDS encoding Nif3-like dinuclear metal center hexameric protein — protein sequence MKLSEYAERLDDELDTAAYADVDASANGLQVGPGDAEVERVAFAVDAALATIESAAEAGADALVVHHGISWGGIDRVTGQAYDRIEALVENDLALYVSHLPLDGHPDLGNAAGVAGVVGIEGREPFGEIGPVTIGTVGEIGAPRSAASIRETLDGFEGQPDGEDRPTRVLEFGPDVIERVAVVTGSGVDWLDEAVDAGADALITGEGKGQVYHDAREAGITVFLAGHYATETFGVRSLASLSAEWGLETEYVSHPTGL from the coding sequence ATGAAACTCTCCGAGTACGCGGAGCGGCTCGACGATGAGCTCGACACGGCGGCGTACGCCGACGTCGACGCCAGCGCGAACGGGCTCCAGGTGGGACCGGGCGACGCCGAGGTCGAGCGCGTCGCGTTCGCGGTCGACGCCGCACTCGCGACGATCGAGTCTGCCGCCGAGGCGGGCGCCGACGCCCTCGTCGTCCACCACGGGATCTCGTGGGGCGGGATCGACCGCGTCACCGGGCAGGCCTACGACCGGATCGAGGCGCTGGTCGAGAACGACCTCGCGCTGTACGTCTCGCATCTCCCGCTGGACGGCCATCCAGACCTCGGCAACGCGGCCGGCGTCGCCGGCGTGGTCGGGATCGAGGGCCGCGAGCCGTTCGGCGAGATCGGGCCGGTCACGATCGGGACGGTCGGCGAGATCGGTGCGCCTCGGTCCGCGGCTTCGATCCGCGAGACGCTCGACGGGTTCGAGGGGCAGCCCGACGGCGAGGACCGCCCGACGCGGGTGCTGGAGTTCGGACCCGACGTGATCGAGCGCGTCGCCGTCGTCACCGGATCGGGCGTCGACTGGCTCGACGAGGCTGTCGACGCGGGCGCCGACGCGCTGATCACGGGCGAGGGGAAGGGACAGGTCTACCACGACGCCCGGGAGGCCGGGATCACGGTGTTCCTCGCCGGGCACTACGCGACCGAGACGTTCGGGGTGCGCTCGCTGGCGTCGCTGTCGGCGGAGTGGGGGCTGGAGACGGAGTACGTGAGCCACCCGACCGGGCTCTGA
- the tgtA gene encoding tRNA guanosine(15) transglycosylase TgtA — translation MRDHFEVRDHDAAGRIGRLEVPRAGVTVETPALLPVVNPNVLTVEPSRLREEFGAEMLITNSYIIRSTDRIRDRVVEEGLHDYLGFDGAIMTDSGSFQLAEYGDIDVTTEEIIEFQRQIGSDVATPVDVPTPPDVDRERAERELATTEEALADAEAAETGEMLVNAPVQGSTFPDLREAAGRHATTTDLDVFPVGAMVPLLNSYRYAEVVEAVRAAKRGLDPDAPVHLFGAGHPMMLALAVAAGCDLFDSAAYALMARDGRYLTVSGTEHLEEMEYFPCSCPVCAEHTPAELRGMQGGDGEGDGDAERLLAEHNLHVTFEELRRVKAAIRSGNLLELVDRRARGHPAMLDGYRALLDHADELERTDPVSKDAFFYTSHESARRPEIRRHRDRLARLEAPDRLLLTESNAPSTHDYDAVWRVKPPFGPFPRALSETYPLTAEVPERLDEAARVAAAEGVAALAEANPETAITLGHDGWPETALAAVPDRVETEDLRTLGRSG, via the coding sequence ATGCGCGATCACTTCGAGGTCCGGGACCACGACGCCGCCGGGCGGATCGGCCGGCTGGAGGTCCCCCGCGCCGGGGTCACGGTCGAGACGCCGGCGCTGCTGCCGGTCGTCAACCCCAACGTGCTCACCGTCGAGCCGTCGCGGCTCCGCGAGGAGTTCGGCGCCGAGATGCTGATCACCAACTCCTACATCATCCGGAGCACGGACCGGATCCGGGACCGGGTCGTCGAGGAGGGCCTGCACGACTACCTCGGCTTCGACGGCGCGATCATGACCGACTCCGGCTCCTTCCAGCTCGCCGAGTACGGCGACATCGACGTCACCACCGAGGAGATCATCGAGTTCCAGCGGCAGATTGGGAGCGACGTGGCGACCCCCGTCGACGTCCCCACCCCGCCCGACGTCGACCGCGAGCGCGCCGAACGGGAGCTGGCGACCACCGAGGAGGCCCTCGCCGACGCGGAGGCGGCGGAGACGGGCGAGATGCTCGTCAACGCCCCCGTGCAGGGGTCGACATTCCCGGACCTCCGAGAGGCCGCTGGACGGCACGCGACGACCACCGATCTCGACGTGTTCCCGGTCGGTGCGATGGTCCCGCTCCTGAACTCCTACCGCTACGCCGAGGTCGTCGAGGCAGTGCGCGCCGCGAAGCGCGGGCTCGACCCGGACGCGCCGGTCCACCTGTTCGGCGCGGGCCACCCGATGATGCTCGCGCTGGCGGTCGCCGCCGGCTGCGACCTGTTCGACTCGGCCGCCTACGCGCTGATGGCGCGCGACGGGCGCTACCTGACGGTGTCGGGGACGGAACACCTCGAAGAAATGGAGTACTTCCCCTGCTCGTGTCCGGTCTGTGCCGAGCACACGCCCGCGGAGCTTCGGGGGATGCAGGGAGGCGACGGGGAGGGAGACGGCGACGCCGAGCGACTTCTGGCCGAGCACAACCTCCACGTCACCTTCGAGGAGCTCCGGCGCGTGAAGGCCGCGATCCGGTCCGGGAACCTCCTCGAGCTCGTCGACCGCCGCGCCCGCGGCCACCCCGCGATGCTCGACGGCTACCGGGCGCTGCTGGACCACGCCGACGAGCTGGAGCGTACCGACCCGGTGTCGAAGGACGCGTTCTTCTACACCTCCCACGAGTCGGCCCGGCGCCCCGAGATCCGTCGGCACCGCGACCGGCTCGCCCGGCTGGAGGCGCCCGACCGCCTGCTGCTCACGGAGTCGAACGCTCCCTCCACGCACGACTACGACGCCGTGTGGCGCGTGAAACCCCCCTTCGGCCCCTTCCCGCGGGCGCTCTCGGAGACGTACCCGCTCACCGCGGAGGTCCCGGAGCGACTCGACGAGGCGGCCCGAGTCGCCGCGGCCGAGGGCGTCGCCGCGCTCGCGGAGGCGAACCCGGAGACCGCGATCACGCTCGGCCACGACGGATGGCCCGAGACGGCGCTCGCCGCCGTTCCCGACCGCGTCGAGACCGAGGACCTGCGGACGCTCGGGCGGTCGGGGTAA
- the arcS gene encoding archaeosine synthase subunit alpha, translating into MTDHFEVHERDGAARLGELRLAEPVTTPALADPFLEDAGSLWAGDREVPDGDDDDALTVLPHRSFPAGTRAEVRESFAVDHPDVDYPSAAVVDSAGARDVGADAYLLSDASGFVGHGEAFRDAILAAKESLPADTALFLSGVATPLNVAVLAYAGVDLVDATLARTKGTQGKYLTADAEHFLEDLDELPCACPACATPRDEFTRADCADHNVNAIRAELRRVRERIRAGRLRDYVEGQARHEQWLTAAFREFDDQWGYLEERTPLMRDAEVTAASAETLDRVEIRRFADRVTRRYRNRFTDQPLVLVPCSATKPYSDSQSHGQFHDAIQWRGHTVSMTSPIGVVPQELETTYPAQHYDAVVTGDWSEDEVGFVAEVLRRYLKRNDYSRVIAHVPEDGYREICERVEDDPAVDLPFEYTCVGHPTSDESLGELNAALQGEPAYSKREREHNTVRALADYLLGDGAGDDLFGGPGEADIRTTGRYPKLQVWGDDPDAGREGEPGEQLATMVPQYGTLSFTLAGARRWAESDAPTKRVEIDPFVPHGSVLAPGVVDADDGIRVGDEVVIEGPKAFAVGRAEMSGPEMVDSTRGVASEVRHVDEK; encoded by the coding sequence ATGACCGACCACTTCGAGGTCCACGAGCGCGACGGCGCCGCCCGACTCGGGGAGCTGCGGCTCGCCGAGCCGGTGACGACGCCGGCGCTCGCGGACCCGTTCCTCGAGGACGCGGGCAGCCTCTGGGCCGGCGACCGCGAGGTCCCCGACGGCGACGACGACGACGCGCTCACGGTCCTGCCGCACCGCTCGTTCCCCGCGGGGACCCGCGCGGAGGTCCGCGAGTCGTTCGCGGTCGACCATCCCGACGTCGACTACCCCTCCGCGGCCGTCGTCGACAGCGCGGGCGCCCGCGACGTCGGCGCCGACGCGTACCTGCTCTCGGACGCGTCCGGGTTCGTCGGCCACGGCGAGGCGTTCCGCGACGCGATCCTGGCGGCGAAGGAGTCGCTACCGGCCGACACCGCGCTGTTCCTCTCCGGGGTCGCCACGCCGCTGAACGTCGCCGTCCTCGCGTACGCCGGCGTCGACCTCGTGGACGCGACGCTCGCCCGGACGAAGGGGACGCAGGGGAAGTATCTCACCGCCGACGCCGAGCACTTCCTCGAGGACCTCGACGAGCTGCCGTGCGCCTGTCCCGCCTGCGCGACGCCGCGCGACGAGTTCACCCGCGCCGACTGCGCCGATCACAACGTGAACGCGATCCGCGCCGAGCTCCGACGGGTCCGCGAGCGGATCCGAGCGGGTCGCCTCCGGGACTACGTCGAGGGCCAGGCCCGTCACGAGCAGTGGCTCACGGCCGCGTTTCGCGAGTTCGACGACCAGTGGGGGTATCTGGAGGAGCGGACGCCGCTCATGCGCGACGCCGAAGTGACGGCGGCGAGCGCGGAGACGCTGGACCGCGTCGAGATCCGGCGGTTCGCCGACCGCGTGACGAGGCGGTACCGAAATCGGTTCACCGACCAGCCGCTCGTGCTGGTGCCCTGCTCGGCGACGAAGCCGTACAGCGACTCCCAGAGCCACGGGCAGTTCCACGACGCGATCCAGTGGCGCGGCCACACCGTCTCGATGACGTCGCCGATCGGCGTGGTCCCCCAGGAGCTGGAGACGACGTACCCGGCGCAGCACTACGACGCGGTCGTCACCGGCGACTGGAGCGAGGACGAGGTCGGATTCGTCGCCGAGGTGCTGCGGCGGTACCTGAAGCGGAACGACTACTCGCGGGTGATCGCGCACGTCCCCGAGGACGGCTACCGCGAGATCTGCGAGCGCGTCGAGGACGACCCCGCGGTCGACCTCCCCTTCGAGTACACCTGCGTCGGCCACCCGACGAGCGACGAGTCGCTCGGGGAGCTCAACGCCGCGTTACAGGGCGAGCCAGCCTACAGCAAGCGCGAGCGCGAGCACAACACGGTTCGGGCGCTCGCCGACTACCTGCTCGGCGACGGCGCCGGCGACGACCTGTTCGGCGGGCCGGGCGAGGCCGACATCCGAACGACCGGACGCTACCCCAAGCTCCAGGTGTGGGGCGACGACCCCGACGCCGGCCGCGAGGGCGAGCCGGGCGAGCAGCTCGCCACGATGGTTCCCCAGTACGGCACTCTCTCGTTCACCCTCGCCGGTGCGCGCCGCTGGGCCGAGAGCGACGCCCCCACCAAGCGCGTCGAGATCGACCCGTTCGTCCCGCACGGCTCCGTCCTGGCGCCCGGCGTCGTCGACGCTGACGACGGCATCCGCGTCGGCGACGAGGTCGTCATCGAGGGGCCGAAGGCGTTCGCGGTCGGCCGCGCCGAGATGTCCGGCCCGGAGATGGTCGACTCGACGCGCGGCGTCGCCAGCGAGGTCCGGCACGTCGACGAGAAGTGA
- a CDS encoding helix-turn-helix domain-containing protein: protein MASQNSPLSDERVTYVEFSLSSSDHPFVAVSETDGAEALLREFIPRGAGSYAEFFSVGGAEPETVLAHADDHPSVEARLVERFEDEVLFEFVVDDGCPAVFLGESGALPCTVESRGGTGTVGAEVPPSEDVTTVIDGFLDAYPDAELTVKRTQPHGTPIFGQGCLRAALEADMTDRQRDVLEAAHDSGYYDWPRAVTAEELAERFDICPATFHQHLRAAEQKLVALSLRRN from the coding sequence ATGGCGTCCCAGAACTCCCCTCTGTCCGACGAGCGGGTGACGTACGTCGAATTCTCCCTTTCGAGCTCCGACCACCCCTTCGTCGCGGTGTCAGAGACTGACGGCGCAGAGGCGCTGCTGAGGGAGTTCATCCCGCGGGGAGCGGGGAGCTACGCCGAGTTCTTCTCGGTCGGCGGCGCCGAGCCCGAGACCGTCCTCGCGCACGCCGACGACCATCCGTCCGTGGAGGCGCGTCTCGTCGAGCGGTTCGAGGACGAGGTGCTGTTCGAGTTCGTCGTGGACGACGGGTGTCCCGCGGTCTTTCTCGGCGAGTCGGGCGCGCTCCCCTGCACCGTCGAGAGCCGAGGCGGGACCGGGACCGTGGGGGCGGAGGTCCCGCCGTCCGAGGACGTCACGACGGTCATCGACGGCTTCCTCGACGCCTATCCGGACGCCGAGCTGACGGTCAAACGAACGCAGCCCCACGGGACGCCGATCTTCGGACAGGGGTGTCTCCGCGCGGCCCTCGAAGCGGACATGACCGATCGCCAGCGGGACGTCCTCGAAGCGGCGCACGACTCCGGGTACTACGACTGGCCGCGAGCGGTCACCGCCGAGGAGCTCGCCGAGCGGTTCGACATCTGTCCGGCGACGTTCCACCAGCACCTCCGGGCCGCCGAACAGAAGCTCGTCGCGCTGTCCCTCAGACGGAACTGA
- a CDS encoding DUF7838 family putative zinc beta-ribbon protein, translated as MALEKDVDCPSCGETQSFYRTAAMTLHLGEKTKWRCPECGYGYVEINGIDTLPA; from the coding sequence ATGGCGCTCGAAAAGGACGTAGACTGTCCCTCGTGCGGGGAGACCCAGTCGTTCTACCGGACCGCGGCGATGACCCTCCACCTCGGCGAGAAGACGAAGTGGCGCTGTCCCGAGTGCGGCTACGGCTACGTCGAGATCAACGGGATCGACACGCTCCCGGCCTGA
- the aceA gene encoding isocitrate lyase: MHPNELDDDVFQRDIDNPAGRRLRELFAEQEYTFAPGIYHALDARLAEMAGVDAAYMSGYSTVLGQFGFPDLEMVTMTEMVDNAKRMVEATNLPVVADCDTGYGGVHNVRRAVREYEKAGVAAVHIEDQTSPKRCGHIAGKQIASREQARSRFEAAVDARQSEDTVIIARTDAYGSANGDWEEHLERGRIYADAGVDLVWPEMPDPSREDAIEYAETIHETHPDLDLAFNYSSSFAWSEQEDPLTFEELGDLGYQYIFITLYGLHSGAHAVYEDMQNIAENDEQAQFDLEDRYLGHETESHHELSFVPRYQDVEARFDPEASARQEESAGFTEEENDPITAAEDGEAEGEPEEPPAAESDD, from the coding sequence ATGCATCCCAACGAACTCGACGACGACGTCTTCCAGAGAGATATCGACAACCCGGCCGGCCGCCGGCTCCGCGAGCTGTTCGCGGAGCAGGAGTACACGTTCGCGCCCGGGATCTACCACGCGCTCGACGCCCGCCTCGCGGAGATGGCCGGGGTCGACGCCGCCTACATGAGCGGCTACTCGACCGTGCTCGGCCAGTTCGGCTTCCCCGACCTGGAGATGGTCACGATGACCGAGATGGTCGACAACGCCAAGCGGATGGTCGAGGCGACGAACCTCCCGGTCGTCGCCGACTGCGACACCGGCTACGGCGGCGTCCACAACGTCCGCCGGGCGGTCCGCGAGTACGAGAAGGCCGGGGTCGCCGCCGTCCACATCGAGGACCAGACCTCGCCGAAGCGCTGCGGCCACATCGCCGGCAAGCAGATCGCCTCCCGCGAACAGGCGCGGTCGCGCTTCGAGGCGGCCGTCGACGCGAGGCAGAGCGAGGACACGGTGATCATCGCGCGGACCGACGCGTACGGCTCCGCCAACGGCGACTGGGAGGAGCACCTCGAACGCGGCCGGATCTACGCCGACGCCGGCGTCGACCTCGTCTGGCCGGAGATGCCCGACCCGTCCCGCGAGGACGCGATCGAGTACGCCGAGACGATCCACGAGACCCACCCAGACCTCGACCTCGCCTTCAACTACTCCTCGTCGTTCGCGTGGAGCGAGCAGGAGGACCCGCTCACCTTCGAGGAGCTCGGCGACCTCGGCTACCAGTACATCTTCATCACCCTCTACGGGCTCCACTCGGGCGCCCACGCGGTGTACGAGGACATGCAGAACATCGCCGAGAACGACGAGCAAGCGCAGTTCGACCTCGAGGACCGCTACCTCGGCCACGAGACGGAGAGCCACCACGAGCTCTCCTTCGTCCCGCGGTACCAGGACGTCGAGGCGCGCTTCGACCCCGAGGCGTCGGCCCGACAGGAGGAGTCCGCCGGCTTCACCGAGGAGGAGAACGACCCGATCACGGCCGCGGAGGACGGAGAGGCCGAGGGAGAACCGGAGGAGCCGCCCGCCGCCGAAAGCGACGACTGA